From one [Ruminococcus] lactaris ATCC 29176 genomic stretch:
- a CDS encoding 4Fe-4S binding protein, which yields MIRRVIQIDEEKCNGCGICVTACHEGAIGMVDGKARLMRDDYCDGLGDCLPNCPTGAISFIEREAAAYDEAAVKANMERKETHKADQLHSAVHRCPGQAIREFNRRGLQEEVSRETVQSQLQQWPCQIKLVPVNAPYFEDVKLLIAADCTAYAYANMHEEFMKGKITLIGCPKLDQIDYSEKLTQIIAENNIKSVTVLRMEVPCCGGLENAAVKALKNSGKFLPWQVVTISIDGRIL from the coding sequence ATGATAAGAAGAGTGATTCAGATAGATGAAGAAAAATGTAATGGCTGTGGAATATGCGTGACCGCCTGTCATGAAGGGGCAATCGGTATGGTTGACGGAAAGGCAAGACTGATGCGTGATGATTATTGCGACGGACTGGGAGATTGCCTTCCAAATTGTCCGACCGGTGCGATCAGTTTTATAGAAAGAGAAGCTGCGGCATATGATGAGGCAGCAGTAAAAGCTAATATGGAAAGAAAAGAAACCCATAAAGCAGATCAACTTCATTCCGCTGTGCATCGTTGCCCTGGACAGGCAATCCGCGAATTTAACAGGCGTGGTTTACAGGAAGAGGTATCTCGGGAGACGGTGCAGTCCCAGCTTCAGCAGTGGCCGTGTCAGATTAAACTTGTTCCTGTTAATGCACCATATTTTGAAGATGTAAAATTACTGATTGCTGCAGATTGTACTGCATATGCTTATGCAAATATGCATGAGGAGTTCATGAAAGGAAAAATAACATTGATCGGATGTCCTAAATTAGATCAAATTGATTACAGTGAAAAGTTGACACAGATCATTGCAGAGAATAATATAAAAAGTGTGACGGTACTCAGAATGGAAGTACCATGCTGTGGCGGATTGGAGAATGCAGCAGTAAAAGCTTTAAAAAATAGTGGAAAATTTCTTCCATGGCAGGTCGTAACGATCTCGATTGACGGAAGAATTTTATAA
- a CDS encoding CDP-alcohol phosphatidyltransferase family protein produces the protein MLGIYDYTVVLTYVSLMVSIGGMMLSVNGHLNLAVLCLAISGLCDMFDGKIARTKKDRTEEEKCFGIQIDSLCDIVCFGVGPAIICYCIGMRGPIGMVILMFYVLAGLIRLAWFNVTEECRQKETDEKRACYQGLPITSMAIILPLVVVFRPLLGKEFMVALHAAVLVVGLLFITDFKLRKPKNATLVVLVVIVAAAVLKILHVCQ, from the coding sequence ATGTTGGGAATTTATGATTATACGGTAGTGCTTACATATGTAAGTCTGATGGTATCCATCGGGGGAATGATGCTGTCAGTAAACGGACATCTGAATCTGGCCGTGCTTTGTCTGGCAATTTCGGGATTGTGTGATATGTTTGACGGGAAGATCGCACGGACGAAAAAGGATCGTACCGAAGAAGAAAAATGCTTTGGAATCCAGATTGATTCGTTGTGTGATATCGTCTGTTTCGGGGTAGGACCGGCGATCATCTGTTATTGTATTGGGATGAGAGGCCCGATCGGAATGGTGATCTTGATGTTCTATGTCCTTGCAGGACTGATCCGTCTGGCATGGTTTAATGTGACGGAAGAGTGCAGACAGAAAGAGACCGATGAGAAGCGTGCATGTTATCAGGGACTTCCGATTACATCCATGGCGATCATTCTTCCATTGGTTGTAGTGTTCCGCCCATTGCTTGGAAAAGAGTTTATGGTAGCACTTCATGCAGCGGTACTCGTAGTCGGACTTTTATTTATTACTGATTTTAAATTGAGAAAGCCGAAAAATGCAACACTGGTAGTGCTGGTAGTAATAGTGGCAGCCGCAGTACTTAAAATTTTACATGTATGTCAGTAA
- a CDS encoding phosphatidylserine decarboxylase — protein sequence MIYVDRNGNRTKGTTGQDRLLKFIYTHTATRLLIRPFLSPWVSKLGGTFLSTRLSAVAIRPFVEKNQINLSQYEKQEFASYNEFFTRKIKAEERPVEMDEEVLISPCDGKVSVYPICEKGKFEIKHTAYTAEQLLQDAHLAKHYYGGWIYILRLTVDDYHRYCYVADGIKSSQKKIKGILHTVNPVANDACPIYKMNAREYCLLKTETLGTVLMMEVGALMVGKIKNHEQRNCRVCRGTEKGMFEFGGSTVILMTEPGKVQPDEDLIRNTEAGYETLVKLGEQVGRKIKV from the coding sequence ATGATTTATGTAGATAGAAATGGAAACCGAACAAAGGGAACAACGGGACAGGACAGGCTGCTGAAGTTTATTTATACGCATACCGCGACAAGACTTCTGATCCGTCCTTTTCTCAGTCCCTGGGTATCAAAGCTTGGCGGAACGTTTCTGAGTACAAGACTTTCTGCAGTGGCAATCCGTCCATTTGTTGAAAAGAATCAGATCAATCTCAGTCAATATGAAAAGCAGGAGTTTGCTTCTTATAATGAATTTTTCACAAGAAAGATCAAAGCAGAAGAACGTCCGGTGGAAATGGATGAAGAAGTGCTGATCAGTCCGTGTGACGGAAAAGTGAGTGTATATCCGATCTGTGAAAAAGGAAAATTTGAGATCAAGCATACGGCTTATACAGCAGAGCAATTACTTCAGGACGCACATCTGGCAAAGCATTATTATGGTGGCTGGATCTATATCCTGCGGTTGACGGTGGATGATTATCATCGCTATTGCTATGTGGCAGATGGAATAAAGTCTTCGCAGAAGAAGATAAAAGGAATCCTTCATACAGTTAATCCGGTGGCGAATGATGCCTGTCCGATCTACAAAATGAATGCAAGGGAATACTGTCTGTTAAAGACAGAAACTCTTGGAACGGTGCTGATGATGGAAGTTGGTGCTTTGATGGTAGGAAAGATCAAAAATCATGAGCAGAGAAACTGCAGGGTCTGCCGTGGAACAGAAAAGGGAATGTTTGAGTTTGGGGGATCAACTGTGATCCTGATGACAGAACCGGGCAAAGTACAGCCGGATGAAGATCTGATCCGGAATACAGAAGCCGGGTATGAGACGCTGGTGAAGCTGGGAGAACAAGTGGGCAGAAAGATAAAAGTCTGA
- a CDS encoding cupin domain-containing protein, which produces MAGIKNFEKAEVVTLKEQIDYQKGQVVSKTMAQNEHLSVTLFAFDKDEEISTHESGGDAFVTCLDGVGKITIDGEEYILHEGESIVMPAKHPHAVYGQEQFKMLLVVVF; this is translated from the coding sequence ATGGCAGGAATTAAAAATTTTGAAAAAGCAGAAGTAGTAACATTAAAGGAGCAGATCGATTATCAGAAAGGCCAGGTCGTTTCCAAGACGATGGCACAGAACGAGCATCTCAGTGTAACCTTATTTGCGTTTGATAAAGATGAAGAGATCAGCACACATGAATCCGGTGGAGACGCATTTGTAACCTGCCTGGACGGAGTGGGAAAGATTACGATTGATGGAGAAGAATATATTCTTCATGAAGGAGAATCGATTGTAATGCCGGCAAAACATCCACATGCAGTTTATGGACAAGAACAATTTAAAATGCTGCTGGTGGTTGTATTTTAA
- a CDS encoding Crp/Fnr family transcriptional regulator, producing MKLFHTPLFLGITESEFETMKELHSMRSSFFFKNGTIFHTGDLIHEIGIIESGSVNIENIDLLGNKSILSNISQGQIFAETYAICHEPMLVDVVAIEDTQVLFADLDILLSNRYASQPWHAKIMQNILKLSVQKNLVLSNRIFCTSAKTIRSRLLTYLSMESVKAGNTTFQIPFDRQQLADYLNVDRTALSKELGKMRTDGILDFYKNKFTLRSF from the coding sequence ATGAAACTTTTCCACACTCCGCTTTTCCTTGGAATCACAGAATCCGAATTTGAGACCATGAAAGAATTACATTCCATGCGTTCTTCTTTTTTCTTTAAAAATGGAACTATCTTTCATACCGGGGATCTGATCCACGAAATCGGAATCATTGAATCCGGTAGCGTAAATATTGAAAATATTGATCTTTTAGGCAATAAAAGTATTTTAAGCAATATTTCACAGGGGCAGATTTTTGCCGAAACTTATGCAATCTGCCATGAACCGATGCTGGTCGATGTCGTTGCTATAGAGGATACACAAGTTCTCTTCGCTGATCTTGATATTCTCCTTAGCAATCGGTATGCTTCTCAGCCATGGCACGCAAAAATCATGCAAAATATCCTGAAGCTTTCGGTACAGAAAAATCTGGTTTTATCGAATCGTATTTTCTGTACTTCTGCTAAAACGATCCGCTCCCGCCTTTTAACTTATCTGTCCATGGAATCTGTCAAAGCCGGGAATACTACCTTTCAGATCCCCTTTGACCGACAGCAGCTCGCTGACTATCTAAATGTAGATCGTACTGCCCTTTCCAAAGAACTTGGGAAAATGCGGACTGATGGGATTCTCGATTTTTATAAAAATAAGTTTACGCTGCGGTCTTTCTGA